Proteins from a single region of Chryseobacterium sp. W4I1:
- a CDS encoding MsnO8 family LLM class oxidoreductase, with protein MKLKLGILDQSPTVKGGSAFDALKNSIDLAVFADKAGFHNILYSEHHGVEAYGSSSPEILSAVTLSRTQRIKVGTGGIMMKNYSAYKLAEWTKMLGSLYPERFILGLGKAPGGLKDAVSALNNHRPVILSSQETKLEEIIQYIKEEEGIYEGLIAQPRDLVHLPEILWLGSGVQSAREAAKHGISYSYADFMGSEKGTASTDTYLNEFDRNQYSPIPSLQVAVAVSVAENLQSARHNAYGMAYQFLQARHIQAPEALLPTEIIEDKISGSEDEEEFFKILSHIIIDTPDHISGRLQEKAEEYNTDEIMILCNMYHETNRMNTYKSIILANQ; from the coding sequence ATGAAATTAAAATTAGGAATTCTGGATCAGTCGCCAACCGTTAAAGGAGGCAGTGCTTTTGACGCATTGAAAAACAGCATTGATCTTGCCGTATTTGCTGATAAAGCAGGATTTCATAATATACTGTATTCCGAACACCACGGGGTGGAAGCCTATGGAAGCTCAAGTCCGGAGATTCTTTCTGCAGTCACTCTAAGCAGAACCCAACGCATCAAAGTAGGAACGGGAGGCATCATGATGAAAAATTATTCTGCCTACAAGCTTGCAGAATGGACGAAAATGCTGGGCAGTCTTTATCCGGAACGCTTTATTCTCGGTCTTGGCAAAGCTCCCGGAGGCTTAAAGGATGCCGTATCAGCACTGAATAATCACAGACCTGTCATCTTATCCAGTCAGGAAACCAAACTTGAAGAAATCATCCAATATATCAAAGAAGAGGAAGGAATTTATGAAGGACTTATTGCCCAGCCCCGGGATTTGGTTCATCTGCCGGAGATTCTCTGGCTGGGTTCCGGTGTTCAATCTGCCAGGGAAGCTGCAAAACATGGGATAAGCTATTCCTATGCAGATTTTATGGGAAGTGAAAAAGGGACAGCAAGTACAGACACTTACTTGAATGAATTTGACAGAAACCAGTACAGCCCGATTCCTTCACTGCAGGTTGCAGTTGCTGTATCTGTGGCGGAAAATCTGCAGTCCGCCCGTCATAATGCTTATGGAATGGCTTACCAGTTTCTTCAGGCACGGCATATTCAGGCTCCCGAAGCACTTCTGCCTACTGAAATAATTGAGGATAAAATATCAGGAAGTGAGGATGAGGAAGAATTTTTTAAGATCCTGAGTCATATCATTATAGACACACCAGATCATATTTCTGGAAGGTTGCAGGAAAAGGCTGAAGAATATAATACAGATGAAATCATGATCCTTTGTAATATGTACCATGAAACAAACCGCATGAATACGTATAAAAGTATTATATTGGCCAATCAATAA
- a CDS encoding ketopantoate reductase family protein, translating into MNKKHIIVVGLGGVGGYFGFKINQENESSQKYKVSFVARGETYSKVKENGLILLSPEHPVNHTHPDAIEQNIADIKDPDLVLICVKEYDLENICSQLNGIITKDTVLLPMMNGADIYERIRKVIPDNVILPTCLYVASHIKEKGIVEHKGKAGKMIVGRDPEHFSADINWIVELIRESKIDFDFKDNSLMDIWTKYIFIASFGLVTAKHNSSIGTVCTDEVQKHEATEIMKEIKQIADTKKIVLDEDIIQKTFEKASTFPFETPTSLQLDVNSGKGNNELELLGGAVLNFGKELGIDTSFTQKIYDEIKAL; encoded by the coding sequence ATGAATAAGAAACATATTATAGTGGTAGGACTTGGCGGGGTCGGCGGTTATTTTGGATTTAAAATAAACCAGGAAAACGAATCCTCTCAAAAATATAAAGTGAGTTTCGTAGCAAGAGGTGAAACATATAGCAAAGTGAAAGAGAACGGACTGATTCTGCTCTCACCCGAACATCCGGTGAATCACACACACCCTGATGCTATTGAGCAAAATATCGCTGACATTAAAGATCCGGATCTTGTGCTGATCTGTGTGAAAGAATACGATCTGGAAAATATCTGCAGCCAGCTGAACGGCATCATTACCAAAGATACTGTTCTGCTTCCGATGATGAACGGTGCGGATATTTATGAAAGAATAAGGAAAGTAATTCCTGATAACGTTATTCTTCCGACATGCCTTTATGTAGCTTCCCACATTAAAGAAAAAGGTATTGTAGAACATAAAGGAAAAGCAGGAAAAATGATTGTTGGAAGAGATCCTGAGCACTTTTCGGCTGATATAAACTGGATCGTAGAGCTGATCAGGGAAAGTAAGATTGATTTTGATTTCAAAGATAATTCGCTCATGGATATCTGGACCAAGTATATTTTTATCGCCAGTTTCGGATTGGTAACGGCTAAGCATAATTCTTCTATCGGAACGGTGTGTACGGATGAGGTTCAGAAACATGAAGCGACGGAAATTATGAAAGAAATAAAGCAGATTGCGGACACCAAAAAGATTGTTCTGGATGAAGATATTATTCAGAAAACATTTGAAAAAGCTTCCACATTTCCTTTTGAAACACCGACTTCATTGCAGCTTGATGTCAATTCTGGAAAAGGAAATAATGAGCTGGAATTATTGGGTGGTGCTGTTTTGAATTTTGGAAAAGAATTGGGTATTGATACCTCTTTTACACAGAAAATATATGATGAAATAAAAGCTTTATAA
- a CDS encoding NAD(P)-dependent oxidoreductase translates to MKTQPVIAVLFPGDMGTQVAKALINQNFKVITAGEARSARTLQNIQNSGIIDTGSLQNTVEQADIILSLTSPEGSLKIAESTVSCLKNTANCPLYVDLNSNTPAIALSIENLFTSVNIPYVNGAVMGASQDVPDKAVLVVSGINRHLFIDLFASVFKIKDAGEKAEAASAYKLLFSMVNKGMNALFFETMTAAAHFGILDELNESLQEFLPGTYQDMIKTTPTYPQHIARRIDEMKGLADMLSSENLPHIIASATAETFERVYHSHIFENENPEGVIEAFQNFKKLSDKK, encoded by the coding sequence TTGAAAACCCAGCCTGTCATTGCAGTCCTTTTTCCCGGAGATATGGGAACCCAGGTAGCGAAAGCACTTATCAATCAAAACTTTAAAGTCATCACTGCAGGAGAAGCAAGATCAGCCCGCACATTACAAAATATACAAAACTCAGGGATTATAGACACCGGTTCCCTTCAAAACACTGTTGAGCAGGCCGATATTATCCTTTCTCTTACCAGCCCGGAAGGAAGTCTGAAGATTGCAGAAAGTACTGTTTCCTGTTTAAAAAATACGGCTAACTGTCCTCTTTATGTAGATTTGAATTCCAATACTCCGGCAATAGCCTTATCTATTGAAAACTTGTTTACATCAGTGAACATTCCTTATGTGAACGGAGCGGTAATGGGTGCTTCTCAGGATGTTCCTGACAAAGCAGTTTTAGTGGTAAGTGGCATTAACAGACATTTATTTATTGATCTGTTTGCTTCCGTATTTAAAATAAAAGATGCCGGTGAAAAGGCAGAAGCTGCATCTGCTTACAAACTTTTGTTTTCTATGGTGAATAAAGGGATGAACGCTTTATTTTTTGAAACCATGACGGCTGCTGCTCATTTTGGAATTCTGGATGAGCTGAATGAAAGCCTGCAGGAATTTCTTCCCGGAACTTATCAGGATATGATCAAAACTACGCCCACCTATCCGCAGCATATCGCCAGACGCATTGATGAAATGAAAGGTCTCGCTGACATGTTAAGCAGTGAAAATCTTCCCCATATCATTGCTTCCGCAACTGCCGAAACATTTGAAAGGGTTTACCACTCCCATATTTTTGAAAACGAAAACCCCGAGGGAGTTATAGAAGCTTTTCAGAACTTTAAGAAACTGTCGGACAAAAAATAA
- a CDS encoding CDC27 family protein, with protein MKFWLSVLLITFSFKNIAAQTIDKEKLLEYYETQRYAEAAQYLQSIYPEDTKDVKVLSQMAYCNMMSGKLPEAEKNYLKVNAVEPNNLPVLFSLVHINSRRGNATKAKAYLLEIIQLDSLNFTAYKQMSGFADTPDAKLKYLKKANALNNTDPDIAFDLSTAYRELKQYQQAYDILKTAIDADNGNFTLQQAQLPLANQLGKYKEVIETGEKLMKENTDVNVINEMGQAFFYLKDYQRCTALFKTLENLGVQNEGTLYFMALSYRELKEYDKAAVYAKKTIDEAISDHTALYYTALGGIYEDNNKFTDALEAYKRGLTFDNGSNIYYRLGLLYDQNLKQPKNAVLYYNLYLKNKPDPEKEKEQITYAKARLEALTNSKKV; from the coding sequence ATGAAATTCTGGCTTTCCGTACTGCTTATTACTTTCAGCTTTAAAAATATAGCGGCTCAGACTATAGATAAAGAAAAGCTTCTGGAATATTACGAAACCCAGCGTTATGCCGAAGCTGCCCAATATCTGCAGAGTATCTATCCTGAAGATACAAAGGATGTAAAAGTATTGAGCCAGATGGCCTACTGCAATATGATGTCCGGGAAGCTTCCGGAAGCTGAGAAAAATTATCTCAAAGTCAATGCAGTTGAGCCGAATAACCTGCCTGTTTTATTCAGTCTTGTCCATATTAATTCAAGAAGAGGGAATGCAACAAAAGCTAAAGCCTACCTTTTAGAAATTATTCAGCTGGACAGTCTGAATTTCACCGCTTACAAACAGATGTCGGGCTTTGCAGATACTCCTGATGCAAAACTTAAATATCTAAAAAAAGCGAATGCTCTAAATAATACAGATCCTGATATAGCTTTTGACCTTTCTACGGCTTACCGGGAACTTAAACAGTATCAGCAGGCTTATGATATTCTTAAAACAGCCATTGATGCAGATAACGGAAATTTTACACTACAGCAGGCGCAGCTTCCATTGGCCAACCAGCTGGGCAAATACAAAGAGGTCATTGAAACTGGAGAAAAACTGATGAAAGAGAATACGGATGTGAATGTGATCAATGAAATGGGGCAGGCTTTTTTTTATTTAAAAGACTATCAAAGATGTACAGCTCTCTTTAAAACACTGGAAAACCTCGGTGTGCAGAATGAAGGGACGCTGTATTTTATGGCACTGAGCTACCGTGAACTGAAGGAATATGATAAGGCTGCCGTATATGCTAAAAAGACGATTGATGAGGCAATATCTGATCATACGGCTCTTTATTACACTGCTTTGGGTGGCATCTATGAAGACAATAATAAATTTACTGACGCTTTGGAAGCCTACAAAAGAGGGCTTACCTTTGATAACGGCAGCAATATCTATTACCGTTTGGGTCTTTTGTACGACCAGAACCTGAAACAGCCTAAAAATGCAGTGCTGTATTATAATTTGTATCTGAAAAACAAACCGGATCCTGAGAAAGAAAAAGAACAAATCACTTATGCCAAAGCAAGGCTTGAAGCATTGACAAATTCAAAAAAAGTTTAA
- a CDS encoding TonB-dependent receptor, producing the protein MLRERFFLTVAAGFLLGDFAIAQTSVHGVVVDQQGNLPNALVYVENKGEKITSNTDGSFVLSNIPDGNYRLVIEYIGYENTYLPFTITDQKPLEFGIIRIGEKKPKENAIQEVVVTSVYKASQARAITMKKNSNTITEVLSADAIGKLPDRNAADAVQRMQGVSIERDMGEGRFVAVRGTPVQWTSSTLNGNRMPSASGDNANRGVQMDIFPSELIQNVRLSKALTPDLDGDAIGGNVDFITKTSPNKETLAISTATGYVNMSKSPTFNSSIVYGNKINDKLKFITSAVIWQRSGAIDQMRNIFNYGLTGQAASYSINQLQLRDYLADRRTLGFNYAMDYDINSRNKLYFKGLYSQYKDGQSVRETYFNFDTKNVTLQARHADYLTDLYSMQFGGNHKVGQRLEIDWSLSKARSSFKFNSPENLDEHDRGYPIVNFIQPMTYGNLSSDGRKYFAMDAPDHIGDSGNFTLPGHQASVSASQLKLNQIILSQNRNSETDLRGQTDLKYTVTDNFKLQFGTKFNNKEKVVDSSVLVWMPKSALGIPGAPVSYMSQFEQNSFPFKGGFMNPIGNPYQSAIINQITNGQIDQFYDPATQNSLGLMQVSGKNSNSNVTSSYRGTENVWATYIMGTWKVSENLQLLGGVRNEYNTVSFYGKKVVSNSTGTTAEDIKDSKKYNIILPMVNMKWKLSNDKILRAAYTRSFARPDFNDLNPGTIVNDLSNTVTQGNTQLNPTFSNNFDLMFENYFGKLDLVTAGAFYKDITDLIYKDQSILNVNGLPYTFTTPKNLEGAHLYGFEVGISKRFENLPGFLKYMGFEGNYTYIASEMNMPVYENGKQTGTMKTTIPNQAKHIFNTILFFETSKFMLRLAGNYKGDYISEIRTAAGPDHYQHFDKNFTVDASTSYSINKNIRLFIELNNIFNEPNRYYMGEKSRVENLSYSGIRGQLGATFNF; encoded by the coding sequence ATGTTACGAGAACGATTTTTTTTAACAGTTGCAGCCGGATTCTTACTGGGAGATTTTGCCATAGCCCAAACCTCTGTACACGGTGTTGTTGTAGATCAACAAGGGAATTTGCCCAATGCTTTAGTTTATGTAGAAAATAAAGGCGAAAAAATAACATCCAATACAGACGGATCTTTTGTATTAAGTAATATTCCGGATGGAAATTACAGACTGGTTATTGAATATATCGGTTACGAAAATACCTATCTGCCTTTTACCATAACAGATCAAAAGCCATTGGAATTTGGGATCATCAGAATAGGCGAAAAAAAACCAAAAGAGAATGCAATTCAGGAAGTGGTGGTCACCAGTGTCTATAAAGCGTCACAAGCCAGAGCCATCACGATGAAGAAGAACTCTAATACTATTACAGAAGTTCTGAGCGCAGATGCAATTGGTAAATTACCGGACCGTAATGCTGCAGATGCCGTACAGCGTATGCAGGGAGTATCTATTGAAAGAGATATGGGAGAAGGACGTTTTGTAGCGGTAAGGGGTACTCCGGTTCAATGGACCTCTTCTACATTGAACGGCAACAGAATGCCCAGTGCAAGCGGTGACAATGCCAACAGAGGAGTCCAGATGGATATTTTTCCTTCGGAACTTATCCAGAATGTACGTTTATCCAAAGCCCTGACTCCTGATCTCGATGGCGACGCTATCGGCGGAAATGTAGACTTTATTACAAAAACATCTCCCAACAAAGAAACGCTGGCTATAAGCACCGCCACAGGATATGTCAATATGTCTAAATCCCCAACGTTCAACTCTTCTATTGTGTATGGGAACAAAATTAATGATAAGCTTAAATTCATTACTTCTGCTGTGATATGGCAACGCTCCGGTGCCATAGATCAAATGCGTAATATTTTCAATTATGGTTTAACGGGTCAGGCGGCATCCTACTCCATCAATCAGTTGCAGCTGCGTGATTATCTGGCAGACAGAAGAACGTTGGGTTTCAATTACGCCATGGACTATGATATCAATAGCAGGAACAAGCTGTATTTCAAAGGATTGTACAGTCAGTACAAAGACGGGCAATCTGTTCGGGAAACTTATTTTAATTTTGATACTAAAAATGTCACGCTGCAGGCAAGACATGCGGATTATCTTACGGATCTTTATTCTATGCAGTTTGGTGGAAATCATAAAGTAGGTCAGCGTCTGGAAATAGACTGGTCACTGTCTAAAGCCCGATCAAGTTTCAAGTTTAATTCTCCTGAAAATTTAGACGAACATGACAGAGGCTACCCTATTGTGAATTTTATACAGCCTATGACGTATGGAAATCTGTCTTCCGATGGCAGAAAGTATTTTGCGATGGATGCTCCGGATCATATAGGAGATTCGGGGAACTTTACTTTACCTGGTCATCAGGCATCAGTGTCTGCCAGTCAGCTGAAACTGAACCAGATTATTCTCAGCCAGAACCGAAACAGTGAAACCGATCTGAGAGGACAGACTGATCTGAAATATACGGTTACCGATAATTTTAAACTGCAATTTGGAACAAAATTCAATAATAAAGAAAAAGTAGTAGATTCTTCTGTATTGGTATGGATGCCGAAATCTGCGTTAGGTATTCCCGGAGCTCCTGTAAGCTATATGAGCCAGTTTGAACAGAATTCTTTTCCTTTTAAAGGAGGTTTTATGAATCCTATCGGTAATCCTTATCAATCAGCCATCATCAATCAAATCACCAACGGCCAGATCGATCAGTTTTATGATCCGGCAACACAAAACAGCCTGGGCCTTATGCAGGTAAGCGGGAAAAACAGTAATTCCAATGTGACCAGCTCGTACAGGGGAACGGAGAACGTTTGGGCAACTTATATCATGGGAACCTGGAAGGTCAGTGAAAATCTGCAGTTGCTGGGCGGCGTAAGGAATGAATACAATACCGTTTCTTTCTATGGAAAAAAAGTAGTTTCCAATAGTACAGGAACTACAGCAGAAGATATCAAAGACAGCAAAAAATATAATATTATCCTGCCGATGGTCAATATGAAATGGAAGCTCAGCAATGACAAAATCCTGAGAGCCGCCTATACCAGATCTTTCGCCAGACCAGACTTCAATGATCTCAATCCGGGAACTATCGTCAATGATCTCTCCAATACAGTAACGCAGGGAAATACACAGCTGAATCCTACCTTTTCCAACAATTTCGATCTGATGTTTGAGAATTATTTCGGAAAACTTGACCTTGTGACTGCCGGTGCTTTCTATAAAGACATTACCGATCTGATCTATAAAGACCAGTCTATTCTAAACGTCAATGGACTTCCTTATACTTTTACAACTCCCAAAAATTTAGAAGGAGCCCATCTGTACGGTTTTGAAGTGGGAATCTCCAAACGGTTTGAAAACCTACCCGGATTTCTAAAATATATGGGCTTTGAGGGAAATTACACTTATATCGCTTCCGAAATGAATATGCCGGTCTATGAAAACGGAAAGCAGACGGGAACGATGAAAACAACAATTCCCAATCAGGCCAAACATATTTTTAATACTATTTTATTTTTTGAGACCAGTAAATTTATGCTCCGTCTGGCAGGAAACTATAAGGGAGACTACATAAGCGAAATAAGAACTGCTGCCGGTCCGGATCATTACCAGCATTTTGATAAAAACTTTACGGTAGATGCTTCTACCTCATACAGCATCAATAAAAATATCAGACTATTTATAGAACTGAATAATATTTTTAACGAGCCCAACCGTTACTATATGGGAGAAAAATCCAGAGTTGAAAACCTTTCCTATTCCGGAATAAGAGGTCAGCTTGGTGCTACTTTCAATTTTTAA
- a CDS encoding Crp/Fnr family transcriptional regulator, with protein MDKSSLNQYFHSLFSIEKETVEKITETFKYFDLKANTVLLNKDEVSIKTYFLEKGYVRSYILNEDNEEITTNIYAAPCFVNDFLSFFRQQPAKEVYQTITACTFWETGLDNVQHNFHHIPEFREFSRLLFVLNYYNIHDRLIEMASQKASTRYFNLMKKHPDIFQYVPLKVIASYLGIKDSSLSRIRREINKI; from the coding sequence ATGGACAAATCCTCACTCAATCAATACTTCCATTCCTTATTCAGCATTGAAAAAGAGACGGTGGAAAAAATTACAGAAACATTCAAGTATTTTGATTTAAAAGCGAATACCGTTCTTCTGAACAAGGATGAGGTGAGTATCAAGACCTATTTTTTGGAAAAAGGATATGTCCGTTCCTATATTCTGAACGAGGATAATGAAGAAATAACCACCAATATTTATGCGGCACCGTGTTTTGTGAATGATTTCCTGTCATTCTTCAGACAGCAGCCCGCCAAAGAGGTCTATCAGACCATCACCGCCTGTACTTTCTGGGAAACTGGATTGGACAATGTTCAGCATAATTTTCATCATATCCCGGAATTCAGAGAGTTCAGCAGGCTTCTTTTTGTCCTTAATTATTATAACATTCATGACCGTTTGATAGAAATGGCCAGCCAGAAAGCATCTACACGGTATTTTAACCTGATGAAGAAGCATCCGGATATTTTCCAATATGTGCCCCTGAAGGTTATTGCCTCTTATTTGGGAATTAAAGACAGTTCTCTAAGTCGCATCAGAAGAGAGATCAATAAAATTTGA
- a CDS encoding helix-turn-helix domain-containing protein has translation MTNGFYCEFIQPEKQIAEFVENIGMFHNPSDETKEVVVLPDGRIDLFFMKTGSEPFITILLGLETEAEQRSIPPDTIAFAVSFRPLAVEYILCTPIADLLNSGKNLNDDSWNLNDDDLKDLEIFTQKITAKIRARLPETVDERKRRLFELIYSSNGETSVKELSEKTGWSSRQINRYFTQQFGLSLKAYSTILRFRASLQHIAEGKLFPELNFADQTHFIKEIKKFSGVAPKELSKNKNDRFILLSVLKEK, from the coding sequence ATGACCAACGGTTTTTATTGCGAATTTATCCAGCCGGAAAAACAGATTGCTGAATTTGTAGAAAATATAGGAATGTTTCATAACCCGTCGGATGAAACTAAAGAAGTCGTTGTGTTACCCGATGGCAGGATCGATCTGTTTTTTATGAAAACAGGATCGGAACCGTTCATTACTATTCTTCTGGGGCTTGAAACCGAAGCTGAACAAAGAAGTATTCCGCCTGACACAATTGCTTTTGCAGTCAGTTTCCGGCCGCTTGCTGTCGAATATATTCTGTGTACTCCCATTGCAGATCTGCTGAACAGCGGTAAGAATCTGAATGACGATTCCTGGAATCTGAATGATGATGATCTTAAAGATCTTGAAATATTCACTCAAAAAATAACAGCAAAAATAAGAGCACGGTTACCTGAAACGGTTGATGAAAGAAAACGCAGACTCTTTGAACTCATCTATTCATCGAATGGCGAAACAAGTGTGAAAGAGCTTTCAGAAAAAACTGGCTGGAGCAGTCGGCAGATTAACCGTTATTTTACCCAGCAGTTTGGACTTTCTTTAAAAGCCTACTCTACCATTCTTCGTTTCAGAGCTTCATTACAGCATATTGCAGAAGGTAAGCTGTTTCCTGAACTCAATTTTGCTGATCAGACCCATTTTATCAAAGAGATTAAGAAATTTTCAGGGGTTGCCCCGAAAGAATTATCCAAAAATAAAAATGACCGATTTATACTATTATCTGTTTTGAAAGAGAAATAA
- a CDS encoding helix-turn-helix transcriptional regulator, with translation MLYILMVVILQALITLAVLLCLAKNRKSFHNMLLLYILTVLVDMGYEYFIINRFGYESILYEIPGSLRIFKGLIFLYITFYLINFRHRDKLKYLFYPFCMIVFIHTFGLSAKLFGYKEGDIIIRFYLKYIASYYVRYWIGSIIFCMSLLYYYQKKINNPFIKKFRLFLSFVLLSVLAFWGSYKSGMNILVFQKIYNLSFLIQFAWILYVYILTYHEQQKQDTPKSIEEIPFKEKYQYKDLSKIDFEKIKSSIEEFYDKSIVYLDESFTLEQLSQYLSVSKTDLTITFSQHLTSNFHEYTNRNRVLQFRRMLQEEPHSNVTDLAYQCGFKSKSTFYKYFKKEFNCLPTDYIL, from the coding sequence ATGTTATATATTTTAATGGTTGTCATCCTGCAGGCTTTAATTACGCTGGCTGTTTTACTCTGTCTTGCGAAAAACAGAAAGTCTTTTCATAATATGCTGCTGCTTTATATCCTGACCGTTCTGGTGGATATGGGGTATGAATATTTTATCATCAACAGGTTCGGATACGAATCTATCCTTTATGAAATACCGGGCAGCCTCAGAATTTTCAAAGGTCTTATATTTTTATATATTACTTTTTATCTGATCAATTTCAGGCATCGGGACAAGCTGAAATATCTGTTCTACCCTTTCTGTATGATTGTTTTCATTCATACTTTCGGATTGTCGGCAAAGCTGTTTGGTTACAAAGAAGGCGATATAATCATCCGTTTTTACTTAAAATATATTGCCAGTTATTATGTCCGGTACTGGATCGGAAGTATCATTTTCTGTATGAGTCTACTGTATTATTATCAAAAAAAGATCAACAATCCTTTTATTAAAAAATTCAGGCTGTTCCTTTCTTTCGTTTTACTGAGTGTACTTGCTTTTTGGGGCAGTTATAAATCCGGCATGAATATTCTTGTGTTTCAGAAAATTTATAACCTTTCATTTTTAATACAGTTCGCCTGGATATTGTACGTTTATATTTTAACGTACCACGAACAACAGAAACAGGACACCCCTAAATCAATTGAAGAAATTCCTTTTAAAGAAAAGTATCAGTATAAAGATCTCTCTAAAATAGATTTTGAAAAAATAAAATCGTCAATAGAGGAATTTTATGACAAAAGCATCGTCTATCTGGATGAGAGCTTTACACTGGAACAGCTTTCACAGTATCTGTCTGTTTCCAAAACTGATCTTACCATTACTTTCAGCCAGCATCTGACATCCAATTTCCATGAATATACGAACCGCAACCGGGTTTTGCAGTTCAGACGTATGTTGCAGGAAGAACCCCATTCTAATGTGACCGATCTGGCTTATCAATGCGGGTTCAAATCTAAATCTACTTTTTATAAATATTTTAAAAAGGAATTCAACTGCTTACCCACCGATTATATTTTGTGA
- a CDS encoding 4Fe-4S dicluster domain-containing protein: MAITITDDCINCGACEPECPNSAIYEGAIDWRWQDKTKLSGKVVFPDGTEADAGAYQQAYSDDVYYIVPGKCTECKGFHEEPQCKTVCPVDCCIDDPEHRESDEILFGRQEFLHHSGVH, translated from the coding sequence ATGGCAATTACAATAACCGATGACTGTATCAACTGCGGAGCCTGCGAACCTGAATGTCCCAATTCAGCGATCTATGAAGGGGCTATTGACTGGCGGTGGCAGGATAAGACAAAGCTTTCAGGAAAAGTGGTCTTTCCGGACGGAACGGAAGCTGATGCAGGAGCTTATCAGCAGGCTTATTCAGACGATGTTTATTATATTGTACCGGGAAAATGTACGGAATGTAAAGGTTTTCACGAAGAACCTCAGTGCAAAACAGTTTGTCCTGTAGACTGTTGTATAGATGATCCTGAACACCGGGAAAGCGACGAAATACTGTTTGGACGACAGGAATTTTTGCATCATTCAGGGGTTCATTAA
- a CDS encoding phosphatidylinositol-specific phospholipase C domain-containing protein has protein sequence MKKYMYTAALGAASLFHAQEKCKDIRINQIQVVGTHNSYAEPVDPKVLDLATPIIRNLMKKYDSSMSSEQKAKFQEYHPNGMDFQDALNYNHPDFVQQLNANLRGLELDVYYDPDGNRFNHPASYRVLQEKGVKDLAPHNTKGLEKPGFKVLHMADIDFRSHYPTLKDALTELRQWSDQHPQHTTIFIMVEAKDSGFPIFSNPTQVLPFTQKAYDELDAEIIKYLGKDKIITPKEIQGQFATLREAVTHNNWPKVQDSKGKFIFMLLPGSAGTLSTKNNPYLINGSLEKRLMFMESEPDDSFAAFILRDNAIVRQQEIQAMVKQGFMVRTRADIETYEAKVNDFTRSKAAFSSGSQVISTDFFHPGNTYGTSYFVQPPQDKDYLINPINTNCK, from the coding sequence ATGAAAAAATATATGTATACCGCTGCATTAGGTGCGGCTAGCCTTTTCCATGCTCAGGAAAAATGTAAAGACATCAGAATTAATCAGATTCAGGTAGTAGGAACCCACAATTCTTATGCAGAACCTGTAGATCCTAAAGTACTGGATCTGGCAACCCCAATCATCAGGAATCTGATGAAAAAATACGATTCCTCGATGTCCTCCGAACAGAAGGCCAAGTTCCAGGAATACCATCCCAATGGAATGGATTTTCAGGATGCTCTTAATTATAACCATCCCGATTTTGTTCAACAGCTGAATGCCAATCTTCGGGGTTTAGAACTGGATGTATATTATGATCCGGACGGCAACCGTTTCAATCATCCTGCTTCATACCGGGTATTACAGGAGAAGGGAGTAAAAGACCTTGCTCCTCACAACACAAAAGGTCTGGAAAAACCTGGATTTAAAGTGCTGCACATGGCAGATATTGATTTCAGGTCTCATTATCCTACATTAAAAGATGCTTTAACGGAACTCCGTCAATGGTCAGATCAGCATCCTCAGCATACCACTATATTTATTATGGTTGAAGCTAAGGATTCAGGATTTCCTATTTTTTCGAATCCTACCCAGGTTTTACCTTTTACTCAAAAAGCTTATGACGAGCTGGATGCAGAAATCATAAAATATCTTGGAAAAGATAAGATCATTACTCCTAAAGAAATTCAGGGTCAATTTGCTACACTGCGTGAAGCTGTGACACACAACAACTGGCCAAAAGTACAAGATAGTAAAGGGAAATTCATCTTCATGCTGCTGCCCGGAAGTGCAGGCACTTTATCTACCAAAAACAACCCTTATCTCATCAATGGTTCTTTGGAGAAAAGACTCATGTTTATGGAAAGTGAGCCCGATGACAGTTTTGCAGCCTTTATTTTAAGAGATAATGCCATAGTTCGTCAGCAGGAAATTCAGGCTATGGTAAAACAGGGTTTTATGGTAAGAACAAGAGCCGACATTGAAACCTATGAAGCTAAAGTGAATGATTTTACCCGCTCAAAAGCAGCCTTCAGCAGCGGATCGCAGGTGATTTCTACCGATTTTTTCCATCCCGGAAATACGTATGGGACCTCTTATTTCGTACAACCTCCGCAGGATAAAGATTATCTGATAAATCCTATCAATACCAACTGTAAATAA